AAGTCTACTCGAGCTCACTGCTCTTAACGTCGAGGCGTATCTCACTTGGTTCTTGGGCAAtccaaagaagaaatttttttgttttttttgtattacgaaaaaaaattgtaaatcgAACGCCAGGCAGGTGGGTTGAATTCTGAGATCAAAATGTAGTAACGTTAAATTTGCGACATCAAACCGGGTACATCGTAACATACAGGAGATACAAATGAAGTACGAAAAAGCTGAATTGGGTCACTTATACTAATTCGCAACTTTGTCTTTACAGAACACCTTTAAGCAATCTTCTCTGAACCGTCTGTTTGCAATTCCATAGATCAGAGGATTTAAAGCATTATTGGCATACAAAATAACGAGGAATGCTTGTGAAGTATCCATTAATTTCCGATCAACACTTGACCCCTTTGAGTCAATTATGAACAATACAATGAAGAACCAATACGGGAGCCATGTCAGCAAATACACCAAGCTAGTTATAAATAACATGATTGTAGTCTTGCGTTGAAGTGTAGCGCCGTTATTCTCAGCCTTCTTGGGGCGTCGGTTATCAACGACACGGGCCTTGTTAGTGTTTTTCACGGCAGGTTGATCAGATGGTTTAAGGATGAGTTTGTTTCCCGGCACATTGTCATGTGTTGCTGATTCCGTAGTTACGGAAACGTTAAGATTTACGCTACTTTGCTGTGGTCGATTGTCCATGGCTGTGTCTTGGTAGCTGCAACCCTCTTGATTTGAACAGTCATCTCTCGATCGATCACTGACGTACTTTCCAATAATCGATACAGCCAAATGTTTATTTGGTGACGTTGAAGGTTGAACTCTTGTCGACAGCTCAGTCGCAGGATCACCAGCTGATGTCATCGCAAAAACCTTCACGTGTTTCCTTATCTTGTTGAACACTTGCCGGTAACAAAAGGCTATCACCACAAGTGAAAACACAAATGCAAGGCCTTGGGAAGTCAGCAAGATCATTTGGTTTTGCGATTGATTTCTCAGTCTGTCAATCAAATCAGGGATGGTGGCGAGAAACGAAACGACCAGCGCGAACCACGCGGCTATCTTCCCCCGTCTCGGCGTGAGGATTCGCCGGTTTGATCGACACACGCAGTCGTAGCGATCCAACGCGATCAACACGGTGTTCGTAATGCACGCTGATATCATTGATGTTCGTATATAACGGCTAACGTATAAAACCCTCGGCACTGTGCTGTTCATCAAAAGCAGAATTAAACTGCAAATATCCAGAGATAGGAAAATGCATACTGAAATGTCAGTCAACGCCAAAGCCATGATCAGAACATGAGTGCATGTCGTGAGAGTCTTCGTTGAGTACACCCGAAGGATGAGTGAGTTACCGATTACTCCAAATATCATAATAACACTCAAGAACACCAACCAGATAACCTGGCCTCCACTCTCTCCAGGAAACAAGAAGTCAAAATCTTGAATTGGTGTGGAATTCGATTCCATGTTGCCGAGAAAGAAAAACTGTCAAATTCGTTTCCAAGTTCACACACGATTTTGTTTTAGTCCGGAGTAAGTGAAAGCGACAATGTGGATATGGTTGCGTTTTAACGGCAGATGTCTTTCGTTTGTGGATGGTCAGTCAAAGAAACTATCAACGTGATATGATATAACGTGTTTCAAAGTGTCACTCGtcaacaaataataatgaagaaaaaagacGTAGACTGTAGGAACCCGAGCAGTGAGATATATGCAGATTAACACTGGACTGTGTATTCGGAAAATTAACTTGGTTATCCGGTTCTCTTTCAGGTTATGAAATGCTATAGCCTACTCCAGACTACTAACAAGCATCATTGTAGGTACTTCAtgcaaatgcgtggaaaatatTGACGTCACATGTCTGTTTTTCGCTGTGGATGTTGCGCAGTGGGTTTTGCCCACAGCTCAACAGCCGCGAGTTATTCGTTGCGCTCGAGTTTGTGACGTCCGTGGTCGCTTTGCTTTCGCTAAAAGGAAGAAccgaatttaaaggcactggacgctattggaaattactcaaaataatttttaggaTAAAGACTTACCTGGTAgagagcaatggagaggtgtCGATCTAGTATTaaactattgtgagaaacggctcccattcaagtgacgtagttattgacagagaggtaacttctcactgaATAAAatacgtaaagccattggacactttcggtaaaaaagTATTGTCCGCGGCTCACAcatcgtgtaccacaacttatatataaaatagcaaacctgtgaaaatttaggctcaatcggtcaccggagtcggaagaaaatagcaggaaatccacccttgtttccccacgtttcgccgtgtcatgaaagatttgttattattctttatgctgggatacaccaagtgaaaataattGGCTTTgataataaccaaaagtgtccagatcCTCTAGTGCGCCAAACTTGCTACCACGGTTTAAACACGGTTCAAAATCTACCCTGAACAAAATTACTGTCATTCTTGAAACCTACAAAATGAATCAACACTGGGCATGTTTGCTTTACCTAATCAATTCACTTCACGAAGAAAACCACACATAAGatgaattattaataatttgCACCGCGGAggttttattttcttcattaTAACAAGTATCATGATTTTAAAAGGGCTTGATTTAATCAACTCACATTTCCTGGAACGAATGTAGGGCAGAATGACTGGGAAACTTGGTTAAAAATTTAATCTGAGTCGGTTTATTGTCCCCCTAATACTTTGGAGTTGAAGGCAAATGGTCTTTGGAAATTCGACCCAAttgaattgttattattaaaggcaatATGCCGAAGGCTTTTAACgctgtgtatcaatcttaataaaagcttaaaggtacacgttgccGTAGATagaacgagttggtctttaaagatcgtttgcaaccgtttgttgtaaaatgcgtatggttggaaagatgtttggaaggagctgttttaaaagtagaatacaatgatccacaaaagttttttttgaagaaaaaaaatggttacaaacgcctttcaaagacacactcgaccgatccaaggtaacgtgttcttTGCTGCTcccccttacaccgatgtgtataaaATAACCATTTAGCAACTGGACCCCCTCAAGATATACACTGTAACATGCGGTATAGGAGGAGATTTTGCTCGCTTGTGtttgtaaaaaagaagaaaaaaaaatcatcttttaaTTAAACTCGAAAGTCATAAGGCCTACGCATATTAGTCGTTTTGTATAGATCACTATCtccccttcacagttgacttgtcaaaTGTCGACGCTATTAATGATGAGAAAACGTCACTCTTTAcccaacaaaacgctcattTGTAAAGAATCTCCTTCATCATTCATATTGGTTTTGCCGAAAAGTAACGCCTGAGCaattaatcagtatgagcataaAAGACAGATACAAAAcatgaaaagctattgtgttcaagttaacctataaaaaataatcaccATATAAATTAGCGGTTGCCGTTAACGAGAGGCACTTGCAGCTCCCAAATGGACTTGTACTTTTATAACAAACATAACTGAACAATACAAAAAGTGCATTAATTAGCATAAtgtgcgaatgcgaagcgattGTTAACGTCAGAGGCCTGTTGAGTCGAACACAGTTCAATTGCAAATTATTCGTTAAAATTCGTATCCAACCAGGATAAAACCCGATTTTAGCAATTTCAGTAATCCTAGTATTAAGCATTTTTCTTGTCCAGCAAACTCGGTCGTGGCAGGGACGAGAGGGGTATAAAAAGaactatactcagtactttctcgagttctgTGAGAAATAAAGATCCGCCAGGCCATATTTGCGTGGGACTCGAAACCATGACCGCTGCATTGGTAGAGAAGATGTCTTACCTCCACCGAGCTAACTGGATGGCCAGAAGCAGTTTAAATCTTTACTCTCCGCAACTGTTATAGAATGTtgtattttgagttttttttcaataatgtgGTCCCGTATTtgttaaccatttagccactggaccgcccagccgcctatcgatatactgcagtggtaggaggaaaccttgctagcttgtgtttgtagaaaaaaaagaacatcaaaagaatcctcgatagtcattattaagctaatgaagctattaatgatgatgaaataatttagctcttaccccaacaaaacgctcattagtaaacacaaaggaaactgtatttattcatcattcatgataatattgtttaaaagtcacgccttcgcatttaatcagtataatcattgagtcagataaaagcctcgacaagctattgtgtccattttatccttacaaacaaatattcgccataaaaattaccgcagccgtttaacgagagacatgtattgttctcatgcgaacttgtactttatacaaatatcaaggttcaaattgtgcataaaaattaagctgtggctatcttttaaaatttgaactacgattccagaaATTAACTGCAAAAGGAAGAAACGTAATCACGCTCTCTAGATCTGAGAACTACAAATTACATGGagagtaacaaaaaaaaaacatgtttttgttttctcttgtcAGTGGAAATTGGAATAAGTTAATGTGTGCTCCAACTTGAAGGGTCGTCTGTGGACTTGTGGCGacaaaatgatgagagaaaaacaccgttgttggacgaatttgtgtgctttcagataggaataaacgactcctggctagaagtcttttattattttagtgagaaattacctcattgtcaaaatctatgctacttcgcagagggagccgtttctcacaatgttttatactatcaacagcttttccaatgctcgttaccaagtcagatttcaagttaatatttgtttacgaAACGTGTAACTCACTCAACAACTTCAAGAGGgaaataaaaacacacttgttcactTAGACCTTCATTGGGTTTGAGTtatattatgtttattttttgattttctatagttattttttttttcattttaagtaGGCGCCTTTGTCGTTTTTCTGGAgaagtgcgccttataaatccatattattattgtcattaatattaaaggcagtggacactattggtaattgtcaaagactagccttcacagttggtgtatctcaacatatgcataacataataaccctgtgaaaatttgagctcaattggtcgtcgaagttgcgagataataacgacagaaaaaaacacccttgtcacacgaagttgtgtgcgtttagatggttgatttcgagacctcaagttctaaacttgaggtctcgaaatcaaattcgtggaaaattacttccacttcagagggagccgtttctcacaatgtttttcactaccaatctctctccattacgcgttaccaagtaaggtttcgtgctaataattattttgagtaattaccaatagtgtccaatgcctttaggTTGTCATGCTTACGAGTCGTTTGatcaattactaatagtgtccaggacCTTTAATTAGTCAATTACGGAACCCACTGTTGTGTAATTACTTTCTTATTATCAACAATCTAATCTTACTTTACCATCCACACGTTCACGTTGGATCTCAAAGACGTTTAGTTAAGGTTATTAATCCACTGAATAAGCTGATAACACCAAGAGCAAACGATGTGCCAGGAGTACATGCTGATGGAAAAAGAACGGattgtaaaacaatgtcaaccttTAGAAGctgctatatatatatatatatatattttttttttgttctctctCTATTAAATCTGTATAGTAAAATATAACTTTGCTCAGTTGAATATCTCTCGTTTTCTAAATGTAATATTTGAgtccaattgctttaaattTTAACTGTTCATTGCCATTCTCCTTGAGCGGCCTTGTCTGGGGATTTTGGCTTGTTATAAACTAAATTATTTGTACCACTATTAAAACTCAAtttgccattaaaggcagtggacactattggtaactactcaaaataattattagcataacacctttcttcgtgtgacaactttgtgtgacaagggtattttttctttcattattatctcagaagttcgataaccgattgagctcaaatgttcacaggtttgttattttgtgcttatgttgagatacaacaagtgagaagcctggtctttgacaattaccaatagtgtccactgcctttaattagcaGAATAAACATCATAGCTCTACGGATCCGGATTGTGGGTTCATGCATCATGTAATCTATTGTtccttttcaaacaaaataaacatgtcAAAAGGAGGTATACTGATCTGTTCTATTGATTGCCTTGATGGtctataattaaataaattgagCATTTTATAAAATTTCCTATACTATTTTCACTCGTgtgtataaacaaaaatgagTACATGTTATTATCATTTCTGTAGggagaacaaaaaaaataagacaaatGAGTTGGACATAAACTTACCGGTTGACGTGGTACTTGCTGATGTAGTTCCATCACCGGCAACtaaacaacaatatttacaaaataaaaataacttaatAACAAGTATAATTATACAAACCTTTGGATTATGATTTATTGTCagttcccgccttcgtgcagaagacgatcagagcatactgatcgaaacgtcgagttaatccaacggttcttttcagaatcaccccaactcatttagagattgttattacatggtgttaccgcaaactcttctatatatatTGTGATGTTATTACAATTCAGGCACACAAGAATTGATCACAGCGAGCAAATTTAGTTAGTTGATATTTTAAGTTAGTTGAAATGCTTAGTTTTTTATGACACCAACTtcatggtaaaaacaaaaacctggttcttcttttatttttatttaaaaaaaaactacggtattttcagagggtgccgtttctcgcggtgttttatactttcaacggCTCTCAATTGCCCGTTGCCAAGTAGGCTTTGGTGaccacatttattttgagtatgcATAGCAATAGTGTACTTCAACTGCctgaaagggaaggtacacgtttgctaattactcaaaacaaatattaacttaaaaactgtctTGGTAACGAAaattggagagctattgataaaacattgtgggaaacgactccctctgaagtaacgtagtttttgaaaaagaggtaatttctcactgaaaatAATAAcgaaatacttctagctagaagtattttattcttttcttagagcacacaaattcgtccaacaagggtgttttttttttctttcataattttctcccaacttcgctcaccaattgagcccaattttcacacccttgttattttatgcttatgatggaatacaccaagtgtgaacactagtctttgacaattactaataatgTACAGTGCATTTGATAACTCAACAATGGCTAGATGCTTACCTGGTTCTTCTGGGGTTTCCACAGTCATGGCAGGCCCGGCCATGAAACTGAGTTGAGAGGAGGTGACACCGAGATAGAAGTAGCTCCTGCTGGGTTTCCTTGCTAGCACAATGGTAGCCCTTTTTGAGAAGAAAGCAGTCACAAAGCATGATCtaagatcttgtctttgtaccataaaattcaaatctcttctcaaaacttttcTTATGTCGCAGGTTTTCAAAACACAGAGTTTTTTGTGTCTGTTGACtttcgtttttttgtttttttttatttgtattagaAGGAAATAGTATAGCTCAGGTTTGTGTAATGGTGTTTTGCCTCGCCTTCTACCTCTgggacccggttcgaatcccaccgggagCACGATGAGGGATTGTGTTTTAAAGTCCCTACgggactgcgtgggttttcacTGGAATAATTTTCTGCGGTTTTCCTCTTACATCTAAAATAATTGAACTTTTTTTACTGTCTATTATCGTCTCGATTGGCTTTATGTCAGAGCGTTGACGATTCCAAATccattttttgtttccttttttttgacaTTAGCAGACAAAATATATGACAAACAATAAGCATCGGCGAACTGGAAACCACCTGGACCAGTCTTGGCAGCCAACCACTCTACGTATTTAAACCAACAGTATAATATAGTCATGTCCGCTGGTTGGCTAAGGAACAAATGTTGACTACTTTGGGCGCCTCGGGAAAAGAGAAATCTCAAGGGATCACCTCGGGTGCCTTGGTTtgaaccatagcacgagtaaaaaATACGTAGCCCAAATATGTGTCTTATAAATCCCCATACATTATCGACATTGCATACAGGTTGTTTTTACAGCTGGCACAAATCACAAAACTAATAGAATAACACACAGTCATGTACTTTAAAACGGTTGGCAGACTATTTTCATCCGCGCACACGCTCGTCTTCGCTATTTGATACACAGACTAGATgtacaactgattgggttcgaagTGGTCTTTTCGCGCTGGTTTACGGTATAAGCTATAATAGACGTCTCGGTTCTGCGCAGAACGATTATATTACCCTGGTTGTTAATGGTGTCACAGTTAAAACCTGGTAATTGCTAATGGGATAGTACCCCGGTTGCTAATGGTAAAATGTCGCCGTTGGTGCGCCTTTTAAGACATATCAAGTGACGTGCTATCAACCAATCACAACACAGAATCGTTTCAGATGTTACAAACTGTAAAAACTATTGGCTAAAAATTTAACTTGTGACCTTTATAGTACGAACAAGTTGACAAGTTACTCCTTCGATGGCTCTAGTACGTAATGTTAACAAATACATAATTCAAAAAGAAATTCAGTAGAATTTTTAGCCAAATTTGTATGCACAACTGCTAGCTTCATGTCCCACGCTATGGCAGATGAGTTACAGGAACTCGTATACTGCGAGTATCTTTCTTGTTCTACATCGAAACATGTTTTTACAGACTCTTCAATATCTGAAGATTGATCTTGAATCAGAGTCTCtttggccgtgtccgaattggcgacttcggctacagctagggctaGTGCGCGCGCGTAtgccattcttcaacactgacagacgcgctgatctagccgtagctatAGCCAAAgtcaccaattcggacacggccgtaTTACCTGAATTGAAGCGGTCCTTCGTCCTGGACTGGAGCATTCCAAACCCCGAGGAGAGTCCTCCAACCTGTGTCATTGGTGTGCCCCCATGCAGACTGTAAACAAAATGACCACACACACAGAATCATGACAATTGTGGTTAAAGGCTCtgggtggacactattggtaaatattactcaaaataaattcggGTAGGATTTGGCAGGAGATTCCCCCACCCGGAGATTTAATCTCCCATAATAGCAATCTGTGTACAAACTTTTtcgaatagcgccctcttttgaattatCCTCCCCCAGCCCATAGGAacagaatctccggcggacactattataagccacttcggaatgtcagtggcgcatgtctgttactgctgacaacggactttgtctatctcccgtaaccttttgacaatacccgctgatactgtcaaaaggtcacgggagatagaCAGAGtacgttgtcagcagtaacagacatgcgcagctggaactccgaagtggcttatttcctgtgtaaggccgtgtccgaaacggcgacttcggctacagctacgtctagatcagcgcgtctgccagtgttgaagaatagcagatgcgcgcgatctagccgtagctgtagccgaagtcgccgtttcggacacggcctaaacCGGCCTAAACTACTGGCTACCCCATCTGCTCACATTGTTGACTGAGTGGCACTCTAGGAGGGCCGTGTCCGGGGGTGGGTAAGCGAACGTCCCGACCGCTACATT
The sequence above is a segment of the Asterias amurensis chromosome 12, ASM3211899v1 genome. Coding sequences within it:
- the LOC139945495 gene encoding putative defense protein Hdd11-like, producing the protein MKMYITLFFILVPAVLGYHGRVPIKKYANLCTDMVPFGHNNGTSLANDTDSPPFTISTNADSYTAGGSLTVNITVKGDILIGGFFIQARRADLARDTNVAVGTFAYPPPDTALLECHSVNNSAWGHTNDTGWRTLLGVWNAPVQDEGPLQFRATIVLARKPSRSYFYLGVTSSQLSFMAGPAMTVETPEEPVAGDGTTSASTTSTACTPGTSFALGVISLFSGLITLTKRL
- the LOC139945366 gene encoding alpha-2Db adrenergic receptor-like codes for the protein MESNSTPIQDFDFLFPGESGGQVIWLVFLSVIMIFGVIGNSLILRVYSTKTLTTCTHVLIMALALTDISVCIFLSLDICSLILLLMNSTVPRVLYVSRYIRTSMISACITNTVLIALDRYDCVCRSNRRILTPRRGKIAAWFALVVSFLATIPDLIDRLRNQSQNQMILLTSQGLAFVFSLVVIAFCYRQVFNKIRKHVKVFAMTSAGDPATELSTRVQPSTSPNKHLAVSIIGKYVSDRSRDDCSNQEGCSYQDTAMDNRPQQSSVNLNVSVTTESATHDNVPGNKLILKPSDQPAVKNTNKARVVDNRRPKKAENNGATLQRKTTIMLFITSLVYLLTWLPYWFFIVLFIIDSKGSSVDRKLMDTSQAFLVILYANNALNPLIYGIANRRFREDCLKVFCKDKVAN